The following are encoded together in the Thalassomonas haliotis genome:
- a CDS encoding pirin family protein encodes MKIISRDTLALGGFAGIREHRLVTDSRIFAERKKPEASEGLGSMVYLADAQYNPKGESGMHPHSEIDVISVIIEGRVSHEGSMEHGKNLVAGDVQVQRAGGEGFDHNEINPDNSKNRMLQVWALPETKGQPASYKFYTPKLDGVTRIYGGNQTQTETFDSHTIIDIVHLKAGNSIDLADEQLSYVITGQATVLDPGNKDNSSAHQVQEGDLIRSMNARLTATDDLHMLVVSQQA; translated from the coding sequence ATTAGGGAGCACCGCCTGGTAACCGATAGCCGCATTTTCGCCGAGCGCAAGAAGCCGGAAGCCTCGGAAGGCTTGGGCAGCATGGTATATCTTGCCGATGCACAATATAACCCTAAGGGAGAGTCTGGTATGCACCCCCATAGTGAAATCGATGTGATCTCTGTGATCATCGAAGGACGGGTCAGCCACGAAGGTTCCATGGAGCACGGTAAAAACCTTGTTGCCGGAGATGTTCAAGTACAGCGTGCCGGTGGTGAAGGGTTTGATCATAACGAAATAAATCCGGACAACAGCAAAAACAGGATGCTGCAAGTATGGGCTTTGCCGGAAACAAAAGGACAGCCTGCTTCTTACAAGTTCTATACACCCAAACTGGACGGAGTGACCCGAATTTACGGCGGAAACCAGACTCAAACCGAAACCTTTGACAGCCATACCATAATCGACATAGTGCACTTAAAAGCCGGCAACAGCATAGACCTGGCGGACGAACAATTATCTTATGTGATCACCGGGCAAGCCACAGTTTTGGATCCGGGAAACAAGGATAACAGCTCAGCGCATCAGGTTCAGGAAGGCGACCTGATCCGCAGTATGAACGCCAGGTTAACCGCCACTGATGATTTGCATATGCTGGTGGTTAGCCAACAAGCTTGA